A single genomic interval of Leptospira semungkisensis harbors:
- a CDS encoding proline dehydrogenase family protein: MKAIEENTSLPNSSERTDPEPRILEQGKELFRLSDTFESGSFSSYNLFSKSLLFLEDRPNLKLQAFRFADLFPSLNSLSLIARYIRLYFVETPTELPKWMVGLLAISLTNPLTGSMVALSARVGIKFVAKFFILGRTFDSERSKILSRYKNGICATIDILGEAVLSEKEAERYSKEYLLLLDEISKDKELSKIRERVFINEPVGNVSVKCSSLYSQLDPLAHHSSVQNLKEKLRPILSSAVSKNIFINLDMEQYETKEILLDTALQIFSEPEFADYPHFGLVIQAYLRSSQSDLHRIIEYSKKRKYPLTIRLVKGAYWEYEMIQAAQKGWEAPVFLKKSDTDKNYEECISLLLKSYPHIRPAFASHNIRSLSCAFVRAKEFSVPNDFFEVQMLYGMGDSYKKAIRHLGISVREYSPIGEVIPGMAYLVRRLLENSTNEGFLKNINANKKDRESLLILENRS; the protein is encoded by the coding sequence ATGAAAGCGATAGAAGAAAATACTTCCCTTCCCAATTCATCCGAGCGAACAGATCCGGAACCAAGAATCCTAGAGCAAGGAAAGGAACTATTCCGTTTAAGCGATACATTCGAGTCTGGATCCTTCAGTTCTTATAATCTTTTTTCCAAAAGCCTTTTATTCTTAGAAGACAGACCTAACTTAAAGTTGCAGGCATTTCGCTTTGCCGATCTTTTTCCGAGTCTGAATTCACTTTCTCTGATCGCTCGCTATATCCGTTTGTACTTTGTGGAAACTCCTACTGAATTACCGAAATGGATGGTGGGATTACTCGCGATCTCTCTTACCAATCCTCTCACAGGAAGCATGGTTGCACTCTCCGCAAGAGTAGGAATCAAATTCGTAGCAAAATTCTTTATTTTAGGAAGAACCTTCGATTCCGAAAGAAGCAAGATTCTTTCTAGATACAAAAATGGGATCTGTGCAACTATAGATATCTTGGGAGAAGCAGTGCTTTCCGAAAAGGAAGCAGAGAGATATAGCAAGGAATATCTCTTGTTGTTAGACGAAATCTCCAAAGACAAAGAATTGTCCAAGATCAGAGAGAGAGTATTTATAAACGAGCCGGTCGGAAATGTTTCCGTAAAATGTTCTTCTCTTTATTCCCAATTAGATCCACTCGCACATCATTCTTCCGTCCAAAATCTAAAAGAAAAACTGAGACCGATCTTAAGCTCTGCAGTCTCCAAAAATATATTCATTAATCTGGATATGGAACAGTATGAAACGAAGGAGATCCTGCTGGACACCGCTCTACAGATCTTTTCCGAACCTGAATTCGCGGACTATCCTCATTTCGGCCTGGTCATCCAAGCATATCTTAGATCCTCACAATCTGACTTGCATAGAATCATAGAATATTCAAAAAAACGAAAGTATCCTTTGACAATCCGCTTAGTAAAAGGCGCATACTGGGAATACGAAATGATCCAAGCAGCCCAGAAAGGATGGGAGGCCCCCGTATTCTTAAAGAAATCGGATACGGACAAAAACTACGAAGAATGCATTTCCCTTCTTCTCAAATCGTATCCACATATTAGACCTGCATTCGCTTCTCATAATATACGTAGCCTTTCCTGCGCTTTCGTCCGTGCGAAAGAATTCTCAGTGCCGAACGATTTCTTCGAAGTGCAAATGCTTTACGGTATGGGAGATTCTTATAAGAAAGCGATCCGCCATCTCGGGATCTCAGTAAGGGAATATTCTCCCATTGGAGAAGTGATCCCTGGAATGGCCTACTTAGTTCGAAGGCTTTTGGAGAATTCCACAAACGAAGGCTTTTTAAAGAATATCAACGCAAACAAGAAGGACAGAGAGAGTCTTCTTATCCTGGAGAATAGATCGTAA